Proteins from a single region of Haloplanus sp. GDY1:
- a CDS encoding sugar kinase has protein sequence MTDLVTVGDATLRFSPPRGERIETASEFAAHVGGPESNVSVAAATLGLDAAWLSKLPDTPLGRRIVGELRRHGVRTGVVWTDSGRASTAFVERGAAPGGRTVPDREDAAVATTTADDLPLGAVRDAETLFVSGATPARSETLLETTATLLSVAGEADTTRAFDTRFGATGLGPDRARDLYDHLLDDVDVLIVDETDAEAVFDLDGDVVPAAHSLRTRYDCETVVVTRAERDRPTVGLHGEEIYEVPAFETETRDTAGVHDAFVGGFLAGRHRSDGTKGALTEGAATAALKRTIVGDVVVGSSADVAGIRDDRKRSDR, from the coding sequence GTGACGGACCTGGTCACCGTCGGCGACGCGACCCTCCGGTTCTCGCCGCCACGGGGCGAGCGCATCGAGACGGCGAGCGAGTTCGCCGCGCACGTCGGCGGCCCGGAGAGCAACGTCTCCGTCGCGGCGGCGACGCTCGGCCTCGACGCCGCGTGGCTGTCGAAGCTCCCCGACACGCCGCTGGGCCGGCGGATCGTCGGCGAACTGCGCCGCCACGGCGTCCGCACGGGCGTCGTCTGGACCGACTCGGGGCGGGCGTCGACGGCGTTCGTCGAGCGCGGCGCCGCGCCCGGGGGGCGCACCGTCCCGGACCGCGAGGATGCGGCCGTCGCGACGACGACGGCCGACGACCTGCCTCTCGGGGCGGTTCGCGACGCCGAGACGCTGTTCGTCAGCGGCGCCACGCCCGCGCGCTCGGAGACGCTACTGGAGACGACGGCGACGCTTCTCTCGGTCGCGGGCGAGGCCGACACGACGCGGGCCTTCGACACGCGGTTCGGGGCGACGGGGCTGGGCCCCGACCGGGCCCGCGACCTGTACGACCACCTCCTCGACGACGTGGACGTGTTGATCGTCGACGAGACGGACGCCGAGGCGGTGTTCGACCTCGACGGCGACGTGGTGCCCGCGGCACACAGCCTCCGGACGCGGTACGACTGCGAGACGGTGGTCGTCACGCGGGCGGAGCGGGATCGTCCGACGGTCGGACTCCACGGCGAGGAGATATACGAGGTGCCGGCGTTCGAGACGGAGACGCGCGACACGGCGGGCGTCCACGACGCGTTCGTCGGCGGCTTCCTCGCCGGCCGACACCGGAGCGACGGAACGAAGGGGGCGCTGACGGAGGGTGCGGCGACGGCGGCGCTCAAGCGAACCATCGTGGGGGACGTCGTCGTCGGATCGTCGGCGGACGTCGCGGGGATCCGCGACGACCGGAAACGAAGTGACCGCTGA
- the mutL gene encoding DNA mismatch repair endonuclease MutL, with protein sequence MSETPTIHALDDATVRRIAAGEVVERPASVVKELFENSLDADASRVTVAVEGGGVEAIRVRDDGVGMTATDLERAVEEHTTSKISDGDDLDRVGTLGFRGEALHTIGAVSRLTIRSRPRDGGRGHELAVEGGEVGEVAPSGCPPGTVVEVEDLFYNTPARRKFLKTEATEFDHVNRVVTQYALANPDVATTLEHDGREVFATEGSGDLESTVLAVYGREVASSMIEVGEGSKRPSRGGEAAGTADDDAPVESVAGLVSHPETTRAGREYLSTFVNGRYVTAGTLREAVLDAYGGQLATDRYPFAVLFVEVPPAAVDVNVHPRKMEVRFDDEEAVAEAVRTAVREALLDEGLVRSGAARGRSAPAETEISPSSPERDVAGGEAAPDGEERSKPERGDAADGDGAADGDGAADGDGAADPLASATDEPADAAGGADESASETTRASTLDEVSAGSGAAASPAAEASTADEPADGDVTADRSADGVSTTDADEPAEWNAAVDADGASDREATGGTEAANREGSRGVVVPPTDQRTLDGERAAPDRDFERLPAMRVLGQYDDTYLVAETAEGLALIDQHAADERINYERLRAEMGGETPTQALAEPVDIELTAREASLFDTYRDALAELGFHADRSGERTVEVRTVPTVFDSALDPSLLRDVLTGFAAESAGETVDAVADALLADLACYPSITGNTSLTEGSVVDLLDALDDCENPFACPHGRPVVVSFDRDEISDRFERDYPGHGGRRAE encoded by the coding sequence GTGAGCGAGACGCCGACCATCCACGCACTCGACGACGCGACGGTTCGCCGCATCGCCGCCGGCGAGGTGGTCGAGCGCCCGGCGAGCGTCGTGAAGGAACTGTTCGAGAACAGCCTCGACGCCGACGCCTCGCGCGTGACCGTCGCCGTCGAGGGGGGCGGCGTCGAGGCGATCCGGGTCCGCGACGACGGGGTCGGCATGACCGCGACGGACCTCGAACGCGCCGTCGAGGAGCACACGACGAGCAAGATCAGCGACGGCGACGACCTGGACCGGGTGGGGACGCTGGGCTTCCGGGGCGAGGCGCTCCACACCATCGGCGCGGTGTCGCGGCTGACGATCCGATCGCGCCCCCGCGACGGCGGGCGCGGGCACGAACTCGCCGTCGAGGGGGGCGAGGTCGGCGAGGTTGCGCCCTCCGGCTGTCCGCCCGGGACGGTCGTCGAGGTGGAGGACTTGTTCTACAACACGCCGGCCCGGCGGAAGTTCCTGAAGACCGAGGCGACGGAGTTCGACCACGTGAATCGCGTGGTGACCCAGTACGCGCTCGCCAACCCCGACGTGGCGACGACGCTCGAACACGACGGCCGCGAGGTGTTCGCCACCGAGGGGAGCGGCGACCTCGAATCGACCGTCCTCGCCGTCTACGGCCGCGAGGTGGCGTCGTCGATGATCGAGGTGGGGGAGGGATCGAAGCGCCCGTCGAGAGGCGGCGAAGCGGCCGGGACGGCCGACGACGACGCGCCCGTCGAGTCGGTCGCCGGCCTGGTGAGCCACCCCGAGACGACGCGGGCGGGTCGGGAGTACCTCTCGACGTTCGTCAACGGCCGCTACGTCACCGCGGGGACGCTCCGCGAGGCGGTCCTCGACGCCTACGGCGGGCAACTCGCGACCGACCGCTACCCCTTCGCCGTCCTCTTCGTCGAGGTACCGCCGGCGGCCGTCGACGTGAACGTCCACCCCCGGAAGATGGAGGTGCGGTTCGACGACGAGGAGGCCGTCGCCGAGGCCGTGCGGACGGCCGTCCGCGAGGCCCTGCTGGACGAGGGACTGGTCCGCTCGGGCGCCGCGCGCGGCCGGTCCGCGCCCGCGGAGACGGAGATATCGCCGTCATCGCCGGAACGGGACGTCGCGGGCGGCGAGGCGGCGCCCGACGGCGAGGAACGGTCGAAGCCGGAGCGAGGAGACGCCGCCGACGGGGACGGAGCCGCCGACGGGGACGGAGCCGCCGACGGGGACGGAGCCGCCGATCCGCTCGCCTCGGCGACCGACGAGCCGGCCGACGCGGCGGGCGGCGCGGACGAGTCGGCGTCGGAGACGACGCGGGCGTCGACGCTCGACGAGGTGTCGGCCGGTTCCGGGGCCGCCGCGAGTCCCGCCGCCGAGGCGTCGACGGCCGACGAACCGGCAGACGGGGACGTCACAGCCGACAGATCGGCGGACGGAGTCTCGACGACTGACGCCGACGAACCGGCAGAGTGGAACGCGGCGGTCGACGCCGACGGAGCGTCGGACCGGGAGGCGACCGGCGGGACGGAGGCCGCGAACCGGGAGGGGTCGCGCGGCGTCGTCGTTCCCCCGACCGATCAGCGGACCCTCGACGGTGAGCGGGCGGCGCCGGACCGCGACTTCGAGCGCCTGCCCGCGATGCGCGTGCTGGGGCAGTACGACGACACGTACCTCGTCGCGGAGACGGCCGAGGGGCTGGCGCTGATCGACCAGCACGCGGCCGACGAGCGGATCAACTACGAGCGCCTGCGCGCCGAGATGGGCGGCGAGACGCCGACGCAGGCGCTGGCCGAGCCGGTCGACATCGAACTCACGGCGCGGGAGGCGTCGCTGTTCGACACCTACCGGGACGCGCTGGCGGAACTGGGGTTTCACGCCGACCGGAGCGGCGAGCGGACCGTCGAGGTGCGGACGGTGCCGACGGTGTTCGACTCGGCGCTCGATCCGTCGCTCCTGCGGGACGTACTGACGGGATTCGCCGCGGAGTCGGCGGGCGAGACGGTCGACGCCGTGGCTGACGCCCTGCTCGCGGATCTGGCGTGTTACCCGTCGATCACGGGCAACACGTCGCTGACGGAGGGATCGGTCGTCGACCTGCTGGACGCGCTGGACGACTGCGAGAACCCCTTCGCCTGCCCGCACGGGCGGCCGGTGGTCGTCTCGTTCGACCGCGACGAGATCAGCGACCGGTTCGAGCGGGACTACCCGGGGCACGGCGGCCGACGCGCGGAGTGA
- a CDS encoding FKBP-type peptidyl-prolyl cis-trans isomerase: protein MAISTGDSVTIAYTGRLDDGTVFDTTDESVAEEAGLREEQPERDFGPLTVEVGAGNLIEGMEEGLLGLEEGDSETITVPPQEAYGEAEGDSVREFDPEEFEKMVGQNPEEGLQVRAQGGAVGTVVDVSEDTVHVDFEHPLAGETLTFEIDVLAVE, encoded by the coding sequence ATGGCGATTTCTACTGGCGATTCGGTCACCATCGCGTACACCGGCCGTCTCGACGACGGGACGGTCTTCGACACGACGGACGAATCGGTCGCCGAGGAGGCCGGCCTCCGCGAGGAACAGCCCGAGCGGGACTTCGGTCCCCTCACCGTCGAGGTCGGCGCCGGCAACCTCATCGAGGGGATGGAGGAGGGCCTGCTGGGGCTGGAGGAGGGCGACTCCGAGACGATCACGGTCCCGCCGCAGGAGGCCTACGGCGAGGCGGAGGGCGACAGCGTTCGCGAGTTCGACCCCGAGGAGTTCGAGAAGATGGTCGGCCAGAACCCCGAGGAGGGCCTGCAGGTGCGCGCCCAAGGCGGCGCGGTCGGCACCGTCGTCGACGTGAGCGAGGACACCGTGCACGTCGACTTCGAGCACCCGCTCGCGGGCGAGACGCTGACCTTCGAAATCGACGTGCTGGCCGTCGAATAG
- a CDS encoding 4a-hydroxytetrahydrobiopterin dehydratase yields the protein MSSLADEPCEACTSDDDPLTSDEYEAYLNDLRGDVWEVVDDHHLHAHYEFEDFRDALEFTYEIGELAEEEWHHPDIALAWGEVKVEMWTHKIDGLHKTDFVMAARMDRIYEGEYEPDE from the coding sequence ATGTCCTCACTTGCCGACGAGCCGTGTGAAGCCTGCACGAGCGACGACGATCCGCTGACGAGCGACGAGTACGAGGCGTATCTGAACGACCTCCGGGGCGACGTGTGGGAGGTCGTCGACGACCACCACCTGCACGCCCACTACGAGTTCGAGGACTTCCGTGACGCCCTGGAGTTCACCTACGAGATCGGCGAACTCGCGGAGGAGGAGTGGCACCACCCCGACATCGCCCTCGCGTGGGGTGAGGTCAAGGTGGAGATGTGGACCCACAAGATCGACGGCCTCCACAAGACCGACTTCGTGATGGCGGCGCGGATGGACCGCATCTACGAGGGGGAGTACGAACCGGACGAGTAA
- a CDS encoding NAD(P)/FAD-dependent oxidoreductase, with protein sequence MTHVAIVGGGPAGLSAALFASKNGLDATVFDTDETWMHKAHLFNYLGVGSIGGDAFMSVARQQVDDFGVDRRQGEEVTGVAADGDGFTVTTADDEYGADYLVLATGADRSLAEDLGCETDEDGVVSVGVEMETSVDDAYATGAMVRAEEWQAVISAGDGAAAALNILTKEKGDHYHDFDVPADATEAFGGMVDDDA encoded by the coding sequence ATGACGCACGTAGCAATCGTCGGTGGCGGCCCCGCGGGACTGAGCGCGGCGCTGTTCGCGTCGAAGAACGGCCTCGACGCGACGGTGTTCGACACCGACGAGACCTGGATGCACAAGGCGCATCTGTTCAACTACCTCGGCGTCGGCTCAATCGGCGGCGACGCCTTCATGTCGGTGGCCCGCCAGCAGGTCGACGACTTCGGCGTCGACCGCCGGCAGGGCGAGGAGGTGACCGGCGTCGCGGCGGACGGCGACGGCTTCACCGTGACGACCGCGGACGACGAGTACGGGGCGGACTACCTCGTCCTCGCGACGGGCGCCGACCGGAGCCTGGCCGAGGACCTCGGCTGCGAGACGGACGAGGACGGCGTGGTCTCCGTGGGCGTCGAGATGGAGACGAGCGTCGACGACGCCTACGCCACGGGCGCGATGGTTCGGGCCGAGGAGTGGCAGGCCGTGATCTCCGCTGGCGACGGCGCCGCGGCGGCGCTGAACATCCTGACCAAGGAGAAAGGCGATCACTACCACGACTTCGACGTGCCGGCGGACGCGACCGAGGCGTTCGGCGGGATGGTCGACGACGACGCGTAG
- the mutS gene encoding DNA mismatch repair protein MutS, whose product MTADGIVGEFLSLKGETDADLLAMQCGDFYEFFAEDAEFVADELDLKVSEKSSHGSTYPMAGVPVDDLTPYLKALVERGYRVAVADQYETEDGHAREITRVVTPGTLLETTDPTAQFLATVVAVDGRYGLALADVTTGEFLVTTTGSAAEVGSELHRFDPVEVVPGPTVRGDDDLLDRIEERTDAPVTEYDDAAFAPGRAERRLREQFGDAILEGVGLEDRAGVAAAGAVLAYVEETGVGVLDALTRLNAYDTGDHLDLDATTQRNLELTETMHGDREGSLLATVDHTVTSAGRRRLREWLTRPRRDRDVIDRRLDSVAALADAALARDRVREVLGDAYDLERLAARATGGSADASDLLAVRDTLDVLPALAEAVADDRLADSPLPAVVDRPDRETAASLRAELDAALAEEPPGTITEGGLFRRGYDDELDDLIDRYEEAREWLDGLADREKERTGITHLQVDRNKTDGYYIQVGKSETDAVPEEYREIKTLKNSRRYTTDELEEREREVLRLEEARGDLEYDLFRDLRDRVASHAELLQGVGRTLATVDALASLATHAASADWTRPEVTAPGPLSVEAGRHPVVERTTDFVPNDLQLDRERGFLLVTGPNMSGKSTYMRQAALIVLLAQAGSFVPARSATVGVVDGIYTRVGALDELAGGRSTFMVEMQELSNILHSATEESLVVLDEVGRGTATYDGISIAWAATEYIHNEVGCKCLFATHYHELTTLADHLPRVENVHVAVAGDDGDDEDITFLRTVEEGPTDRSYGVHVADLAGVPDPVVDRSREVLDRLREDRAIEARGAGGDGDGGTTQAVFDLGSGGFRDGSGDGGADDGGGASDPLDPATEEVLADLRETSVAETSPVDLMARVREWQERLDGAEAGAEPEPEE is encoded by the coding sequence ATGACTGCGGACGGCATCGTCGGGGAGTTTCTCTCCCTCAAGGGGGAAACGGACGCCGACCTGCTGGCGATGCAGTGTGGTGACTTCTACGAGTTCTTCGCCGAGGACGCCGAGTTCGTCGCCGACGAACTCGACCTGAAGGTCTCCGAGAAGTCCTCCCACGGATCGACGTACCCGATGGCCGGCGTGCCGGTCGACGACCTGACGCCCTACCTGAAGGCGCTCGTCGAGCGCGGCTACCGCGTCGCCGTCGCGGACCAGTACGAGACGGAGGACGGCCACGCCCGCGAGATTACGCGGGTCGTCACCCCCGGAACCCTGCTGGAGACGACGGACCCGACCGCGCAGTTCCTCGCGACGGTCGTCGCCGTCGACGGTCGCTACGGCCTCGCGCTCGCGGACGTGACCACCGGCGAGTTCCTCGTGACGACGACGGGGTCGGCCGCGGAGGTGGGTTCCGAACTCCACCGATTCGATCCCGTCGAGGTGGTGCCGGGGCCGACCGTCCGCGGCGACGACGACCTGCTGGACCGCATCGAGGAGCGCACGGACGCGCCGGTGACGGAGTACGACGACGCCGCGTTCGCGCCGGGGCGGGCCGAGCGTCGCCTGCGCGAGCAGTTCGGCGACGCCATCCTCGAGGGCGTCGGCCTGGAGGACCGGGCAGGGGTCGCGGCCGCCGGCGCCGTCCTCGCGTACGTCGAGGAGACGGGCGTGGGCGTCCTCGACGCGCTGACGCGCCTGAACGCCTACGACACGGGCGACCACCTCGACCTCGACGCGACGACGCAGCGCAACCTCGAACTCACGGAGACGATGCACGGCGACCGGGAGGGTTCCCTGCTCGCGACGGTCGATCACACGGTGACGAGCGCCGGTCGGCGTCGCCTCCGGGAGTGGCTCACTCGCCCCCGCCGCGACCGGGACGTCATCGACCGCCGCCTCGACAGCGTGGCGGCGCTCGCCGACGCGGCGCTGGCCCGCGACCGGGTCCGGGAGGTGCTCGGCGACGCCTACGACCTCGAACGACTCGCCGCACGGGCGACCGGCGGGAGCGCGGACGCGAGCGACCTGCTCGCGGTCCGTGACACCCTCGACGTCCTCCCCGCGCTCGCGGAGGCAGTCGCGGACGACCGCCTCGCCGACTCCCCGCTGCCGGCCGTCGTCGACCGGCCGGACCGGGAGACGGCGGCGAGCCTGCGGGCGGAACTCGACGCCGCTCTCGCCGAGGAACCGCCGGGAACGATCACCGAGGGCGGCCTCTTCCGCCGCGGCTACGACGACGAACTCGACGACCTGATCGACCGGTACGAGGAGGCCCGCGAGTGGCTCGACGGCCTCGCGGACCGCGAGAAGGAACGGACCGGCATCACCCACCTGCAGGTCGACCGCAACAAGACCGACGGCTACTACATCCAGGTGGGGAAGTCGGAAACCGACGCCGTCCCCGAGGAGTACCGGGAGATCAAGACGCTGAAGAACTCCCGGCGGTACACCACGGACGAACTCGAAGAGCGGGAACGCGAGGTGTTGCGACTGGAGGAGGCCCGCGGCGACCTGGAGTACGACCTCTTCCGCGACCTGCGCGACCGGGTGGCGAGCCACGCCGAACTCCTGCAGGGCGTGGGGCGGACGCTGGCGACGGTGGACGCGCTGGCCTCGCTGGCGACCCACGCCGCGAGCGCGGACTGGACGCGGCCCGAGGTGACGGCGCCGGGACCGCTGTCCGTCGAGGCGGGGCGGCACCCCGTCGTCGAGCGGACGACGGATTTCGTGCCCAACGACCTGCAGTTGGACCGGGAGCGTGGCTTCCTGCTGGTGACGGGGCCGAACATGAGCGGCAAGTCGACGTACATGCGGCAGGCGGCGCTGATCGTACTCCTCGCGCAGGCGGGGAGTTTCGTCCCCGCGCGCTCGGCGACGGTGGGCGTCGTCGACGGCATCTACACGCGCGTGGGCGCGCTCGACGAACTCGCGGGCGGCCGCTCGACGTTCATGGTCGAGATGCAGGAGTTGAGCAACATCCTCCACTCGGCGACCGAGGAGTCGCTGGTCGTCCTCGACGAGGTGGGACGCGGGACGGCGACGTACGACGGCATCTCCATCGCGTGGGCGGCGACGGAGTACATCCACAACGAGGTGGGGTGTAAGTGTCTCTTCGCCACCCACTACCACGAGCTGACGACGCTCGCCGATCACCTGCCGCGAGTGGAGAACGTCCACGTCGCCGTCGCGGGCGACGACGGCGACGACGAGGACATCACGTTCCTCCGGACCGTCGAGGAGGGACCGACGGACCGGAGCTACGGCGTCCACGTCGCCGACCTCGCGGGCGTCCCCGACCCGGTCGTCGACCGGTCGCGGGAGGTGCTGGACCGCCTGCGGGAGGACCGGGCCATCGAGGCCCGCGGCGCGGGGGGAGACGGCGACGGCGGGACGACCCAGGCGGTCTTCGACCTCGGATCGGGCGGGTTCCGGGACGGAAGCGGGGACGGTGGGGCCGACGACGGCGGGGGCGCGAGCGACCCCCTCGATCCGGCGACCGAGGAGGTCCTCGCGGACCTGCGGGAGACGAGCGTCGCGGAGACGTCGCCGGTCGACCTGATGGCGCGGGTCCGGGAGTGGCAGGAGCGCCTCGACGGGGCCGAAGCGGGAGCGGAACCGGAACCGGAAGAGTAG
- the thiD gene encoding bifunctional hydroxymethylpyrimidine kinase/phosphomethylpyrimidine kinase — protein MTRRRAPVAPPVALTVAGSDSGGGAGIQADLKTMEAHGVFGTSVVTAVTAQNTRGVEGSHVLPAEEIAAQYDAVATDFDLGAVKTGMLATEPVIDVVADRIADADAPAVVDPVMVAASGDRLLDPSAEAAYESLIAEAALVTPNADEAAVLTGIEPTDRESAREAGEELVAMGADAALVKGGHVGDGDTVTDTLVGVRADGEPTVRTFEHPRIDTDATHGSGCTLSSAVASHLASGETLDYAVEAATAFMERAVRYGLDVGGGPGAVHHLAALREAADRHRTMTDVAEVVEAFVDRDVSRLVPEVGMNVVGATAYAERVSETAAVEGRIARTLSGVAPNRGVRLGASSHVARFLLAAREFDSDLRFAVNCRFDEETAAAARELDGPVTAYDRDAEPEDASGTMGWGARQAFGGVEGSETPVAVLDRGDVGKEAIVKVVAETPEELGERVFALLDSVES, from the coding sequence GTGACGCGCCGTCGCGCCCCCGTCGCGCCGCCCGTCGCTCTCACCGTCGCCGGCAGCGACTCCGGGGGCGGCGCGGGGATCCAGGCGGACCTGAAGACCATGGAGGCTCACGGCGTCTTCGGCACCTCGGTCGTCACCGCGGTCACGGCACAGAACACCCGCGGCGTCGAGGGGAGCCACGTCCTGCCGGCCGAGGAGATCGCGGCCCAGTACGACGCCGTCGCGACCGACTTCGACCTCGGGGCGGTGAAGACCGGGATGCTCGCGACCGAACCCGTGATCGACGTCGTCGCCGACCGGATCGCCGACGCCGACGCGCCGGCCGTCGTCGACCCGGTGATGGTGGCCGCGAGCGGCGACCGGCTGCTCGATCCGTCGGCCGAGGCGGCCTACGAGTCCCTGATCGCCGAGGCGGCACTCGTCACGCCGAACGCGGACGAGGCGGCGGTGTTGACCGGGATCGAGCCGACCGATCGCGAGAGCGCACGCGAGGCCGGCGAGGAGCTGGTGGCGATGGGCGCCGACGCCGCGCTGGTGAAGGGAGGGCACGTCGGCGACGGCGACACGGTGACCGACACGCTCGTCGGCGTGCGCGCCGACGGGGAGCCGACGGTCCGGACGTTCGAACACCCACGGATCGACACCGACGCGACCCACGGGTCGGGCTGTACGCTGTCGAGCGCCGTCGCCTCGCACCTCGCGAGTGGCGAGACGCTCGACTACGCCGTCGAGGCGGCGACGGCGTTCATGGAGCGGGCGGTGCGCTACGGCCTCGACGTGGGGGGCGGCCCGGGCGCCGTCCACCACCTCGCGGCGCTCCGCGAGGCGGCCGACCGCCACCGGACGATGACCGACGTGGCCGAGGTGGTCGAGGCGTTCGTCGACCGCGACGTCTCCCGACTCGTCCCCGAGGTGGGGATGAACGTCGTCGGCGCCACCGCGTACGCCGAGCGGGTGAGCGAGACGGCCGCCGTCGAGGGGCGGATCGCGCGCACGCTCTCGGGGGTCGCCCCCAACCGCGGCGTCCGCCTCGGCGCCTCCTCGCACGTCGCGCGCTTCCTGCTCGCGGCCCGCGAGTTCGACTCCGACCTCCGCTTCGCCGTCAACTGCCGGTTCGACGAGGAGACGGCGGCGGCGGCCCGGGAGTTGGACGGCCCCGTGACGGCGTACGACCGCGACGCCGAACCCGAGGACGCGAGCGGGACGATGGGGTGGGGCGCCAGGCAGGCGTTCGGCGGCGTCGAAGGGTCGGAGACGCCCGTCGCGGTCCTCGACCGCGGCGACGTGGGCAAGGAGGCCATCGTGAAGGTGGTCGCCGAGACGCCCGAGGAGTTGGGCGAGCGCGTGTTCGCGCTGCTCGATTCGGTGGAGTCCTGA
- a CDS encoding DUF7345 domain-containing protein: MRERSFGRVVAVTVAVLLVAATVPGIGAVASAPTSSPAQVSGGSLLQQGIDTDSVRLIVSVDRNGSASWTVQYWTRLDDENTTAAFESLQAEIEENPSNFSDRFASRMRSTVSTAENATGREMTATEFGVSAETRTPPQYGVITYRFRWHGFAAVDGDTIRVGDAIEGLFLDDRTRLVVEWPSDYATTRASPEPDERRSDAVVWRGAETSFVSGEPTIVLEPDATATPTTVAGAGGTGGDGGTDPSDGGSGTMPLVGLGLLFVLVGAVAWRYRDRFGDDAADAADSTGSADAGSGGADDAGGAQSAADDADDAQREDLLSNEERVLQFVREQGGRVKQQEIVEAFDWTEARTSQIVRDLRDDDSLEGFRLGRENVLKIPEED, from the coding sequence ATGAGGGAGCGCTCGTTCGGTCGGGTCGTCGCCGTCACGGTCGCCGTGTTGCTCGTGGCGGCGACCGTTCCGGGGATCGGTGCCGTCGCGTCGGCACCGACCTCGTCGCCTGCGCAGGTTAGTGGGGGATCGCTCCTCCAGCAGGGGATCGACACCGACTCGGTTCGGCTGATCGTCTCCGTCGACCGGAACGGGTCGGCTTCCTGGACCGTCCAGTACTGGACGCGACTCGACGACGAGAACACCACCGCCGCCTTCGAGTCGCTGCAGGCCGAGATCGAGGAGAACCCCTCGAACTTCTCCGACCGGTTCGCCTCACGGATGCGATCGACGGTGTCTACCGCGGAGAACGCGACCGGACGGGAGATGACCGCGACGGAGTTCGGGGTGAGCGCCGAGACGCGGACGCCGCCGCAGTACGGCGTCATCACCTACCGGTTCCGGTGGCACGGCTTCGCCGCCGTCGACGGCGACACCATCCGGGTCGGTGACGCCATCGAGGGGCTCTTCCTCGACGACCGAACCCGCCTCGTCGTCGAGTGGCCGTCGGACTACGCCACCACGCGAGCGTCGCCGGAACCGGACGAGCGCCGCTCCGACGCGGTCGTCTGGCGCGGCGCCGAGACGAGTTTCGTCTCCGGGGAGCCGACCATCGTCCTCGAACCCGATGCGACGGCCACCCCTACGACCGTCGCCGGGGCGGGTGGTACCGGTGGCGACGGGGGGACCGACCCGTCCGACGGCGGGAGCGGGACGATGCCGCTGGTCGGTCTCGGCCTGCTGTTCGTCCTCGTGGGTGCGGTCGCGTGGCGCTACCGCGACCGGTTCGGCGACGACGCGGCGGACGCGGCGGACTCCACCGGGAGCGCGGACGCAGGGAGTGGCGGTGCCGACGACGCCGGCGGTGCCCAGTCGGCGGCCGACGACGCGGACGACGCGCAGCGCGAGGACCTCCTGAGCAACGAGGAGCGAGTGCTCCAGTTCGTGCGGGAGCAGGGCGGCCGGGTCAAACAGCAGGAGATCGTCGAGGCGTTCGACTGGACCGAGGCCCGGACGAGTCAGATCGTCCGCGACCTCCGGGACGACGACTCGCTCGAAGGTTTCCGCCTCGGCCGCGAGAATGTCCTGAAGATCCCCGAGGAGGACTGA
- a CDS encoding response regulator transcription factor: protein MADTPRVLVADDEPTLVDLYTTWLEGVDVDVVSAGCGAEALTRCDEGDVDVAILDRHMPRVSGDEVLDVLQDRPDGPRVAFVTAATPDVRIVDLDIDAYLTKPVSREEFVDLVHSLLRREALPETVDRYVEKLSKRAALLESESQSVLRAEPAYSRLESELSSLASRIDQMPIDDPYLSRARADGGHDSPPDPLD, encoded by the coding sequence ATGGCTGACACGCCGCGCGTCCTGGTCGCCGACGACGAACCCACGTTGGTCGACCTCTACACGACGTGGCTCGAGGGCGTCGACGTCGACGTCGTCAGTGCGGGCTGTGGGGCGGAGGCCCTGACCCGCTGTGACGAGGGCGACGTCGACGTGGCGATCCTCGACCGCCACATGCCGCGCGTGTCCGGCGACGAGGTGCTCGACGTCCTGCAGGACCGTCCCGACGGTCCCCGGGTCGCGTTCGTGACGGCCGCGACGCCGGACGTGCGGATCGTCGACCTCGACATCGACGCCTACCTCACCAAGCCCGTCTCGCGCGAGGAGTTCGTCGACCTCGTTCACTCGCTGCTCCGCCGCGAGGCGCTCCCCGAGACGGTCGACAGGTACGTCGAGAAACTCTCGAAGCGGGCAGCGTTGCTCGAATCGGAGTCGCAGTCGGTGCTCCGGGCCGAGCCCGCCTACTCGCGTCTCGAATCGGAGCTTTCGAGCCTCGCCTCGCGAATCGATCAGATGCCCATCGACGATCCGTACCTCAGCCGAGCGCGCGCGGACGGCGGGCACGACTCCCCGCCCGACCCGCTGGACTGA